One window from the genome of Cryptomeria japonica chromosome 6, Sugi_1.0, whole genome shotgun sequence encodes:
- the LOC131876625 gene encoding uncharacterized protein LOC131876625 gives MRVYGVMDFIMGLPKAQGRDSIYVAVDQLTKYAHFFPITTTYSVAQVAALFFRETEIVSKWVEAYLQNYISRQQKAWVRWLLLCEYCYNSTHHMTIQMTPFRALYGYDAPIFLDLLMSDCRVPSVDACYRRTRISLELFIRTLKKAKNQQKQYADQRRVERSFEIEDMVIIKRVGEVDYELDLPVDSKVHNVFHVSHLKKALGQHIAPSSNLPPLDDEGKLILVPELVIETRERHLRRRVIREILVKWRDMPIEDAT, from the exons ATGCGTGTCTATGGAGTCATGGACTTTATTATGGGCTTGCCGAAAGCTCAAGGGAGAGACAGCATTTATGTGGCAGTAGATCAGTTGACTAAGTATGCACATTTCTTTCCGATCACAACTACTTATTCAGTTGCACAGGTGGCAGCTCTTTTCTTTCGTGAG ACTGAGATTGTCAGTAAATGGGTGGAGGCATACCTACAGAACTACATTTCTAGGCAGCAGAAGGCTTGGGTGAGGTGGCTGCTTCTTTGTGAGTATTGTTATAAttccactcaccacatgactatCCAGATGACACCTTTCAGAGCTTTGTATGGCTATGATGCTCCTATTTTTCTGGATTTATTGATGAGCGATTGCAGAGTACCAAGTGTTGACGCTTGTTACAGGAGAACCAGGATATCATTAGAGCTCTTCATAAGAACATTAAAAAAGGCTAAGAATCAACAAAAGCAATATGCTGATCAGAGGAGGGTTGAGCgatcttttgagattgaggacatgGT GATTATCAAGCGAGTTGGCGAGGTGGATTATGAGTTAGATTTACCAGTAGATAGTAAGgttcataatgtgttccatgtttctCACCTCAAGAAGGCATTGGGACAACATATAGCTCCTTCTTCAAACttaccacccttggatgatgaggggaagttgatTTTAGTACCTGAGCTCGTCATAGAGACTAGAGAGCGTCATCTTCGAAGGCGGGTCATTagggaaattttggttaagtggagAGATATGccgatagaggatgctacttgA